From Natronorubrum halophilum, a single genomic window includes:
- a CDS encoding O-methyltransferase: protein MTEPFLGEHVPNDVTRFSERIRPESTPVLSEMEAYARREGFPIVGPDVGAWLCQLARINDATRVFEFGSGYGYSACWFARALPDDGEIVLTEQDAENLDRAESYLERLDAADLATVEVGDAVDIASRYDGRFDIALIDIEKYQYVDAFEEIRDSIPPGGAIVADNTMSAGRDAPDDTVDFDALLSVLTGEIDDLRRTSLPEETRRHTHGIIDYLTHIREQSAFETTLLPLGDGVTVTTRVR, encoded by the coding sequence ATGACCGAACCGTTTCTCGGAGAGCACGTTCCGAACGACGTCACTCGATTCTCCGAGAGAATCAGGCCGGAATCGACCCCGGTGCTCTCGGAGATGGAAGCGTACGCCCGTCGCGAAGGATTTCCCATCGTCGGACCGGATGTCGGCGCGTGGCTGTGTCAACTGGCGCGGATCAACGACGCGACTCGAGTCTTCGAGTTCGGATCGGGATACGGGTATTCGGCGTGTTGGTTCGCGCGAGCACTTCCCGACGACGGCGAGATCGTCCTCACCGAACAGGACGCGGAGAACCTCGACCGCGCGGAGTCGTATCTCGAGCGACTCGATGCGGCCGATCTCGCGACGGTCGAAGTCGGCGACGCGGTCGACATCGCGTCGCGATACGACGGTCGGTTCGATATCGCGCTGATCGACATCGAGAAATACCAGTACGTGGATGCGTTCGAGGAGATCCGGGACTCGATCCCGCCGGGCGGCGCGATCGTCGCAGACAATACGATGTCCGCCGGCCGCGACGCCCCTGACGATACCGTCGATTTCGACGCGCTCCTCTCCGTACTCACCGGCGAGATCGACGACCTTCGAAGGACATCGCTTCCCGAAGAGACGAGGCGACACACGCACGGGATAATCGACTATCTTACGCACATTCGTGAGCAGTCGGCGTTCGAAACGACACTCCTGCCACTTGGCGACGGGGTAACGGTAACGACGCGCGTTCGTTGA
- a CDS encoding orc1/cdc6 family replication initiation protein has translation MSEDPDSNTPSKQGGSIKDLILEQEESASLIRNRSLLEPNEIVDEDRIVGRDFQLTEITQHLRVAINGERPPNLFLYGPSGTGKSLIINAVCQNIFELCESRDIRFGVIHMNCQNVGTLGSAVYELARKVSDDAGVTVEVPEHGVPTKKKWRELYRLIDEHYDTVVFVLDELDMLVGRRDIDEPAFSRLLYQLSRAGSSDETRANVSVTAITNDATMMGNVGSRAVSSFTPEDVHFNDYDANQLREILYHRTDAFYEGALSDDVIPLAAAFAAQTHGDARKAIDLMRTAGSIAERGGADQVAENHVREAQDKVEKNRVLEVTRGISTQKKLCLLATAAVARQTGTGTAKSPNGYTVYQYLTDTLDVDQYHQETYVNKMKELTTYSLVESKRKSQGPHSGSYLEFSFGENPATILHTLREDSRFNDVHDDELRSVVKAQLRKESQ, from the coding sequence ATGTCCGAAGATCCCGATTCTAACACGCCCTCCAAACAGGGGGGGTCTATCAAGGATCTTATTCTCGAGCAAGAGGAATCTGCGAGTCTCATCCGAAATCGATCGCTCCTCGAGCCGAACGAGATCGTCGACGAAGACCGCATCGTTGGTCGTGATTTCCAGCTCACCGAGATCACGCAGCATCTCCGCGTCGCGATCAACGGCGAACGGCCGCCGAATCTCTTTCTCTACGGTCCGTCCGGGACGGGAAAGTCGCTGATTATCAACGCCGTCTGTCAGAACATCTTCGAGCTCTGTGAGAGCCGAGATATCCGTTTCGGCGTGATCCACATGAACTGCCAGAACGTCGGAACCCTTGGCTCTGCGGTCTACGAACTCGCCCGAAAAGTTTCGGACGACGCCGGCGTTACCGTCGAAGTCCCCGAGCACGGTGTCCCGACGAAAAAGAAGTGGCGCGAACTGTATCGACTGATCGACGAACACTACGATACCGTCGTCTTCGTTCTCGACGAACTCGATATGCTCGTCGGACGTCGTGATATCGACGAACCAGCCTTCTCTCGTCTTCTGTACCAGCTCTCGCGGGCCGGCAGCTCCGACGAGACGCGGGCGAACGTTTCGGTGACGGCTATCACGAACGATGCGACCATGATGGGAAACGTCGGGAGTCGAGCCGTGAGTTCGTTCACTCCCGAGGACGTGCACTTCAACGACTACGACGCCAATCAACTCCGCGAAATCCTCTACCACCGAACGGACGCCTTCTACGAGGGCGCGCTGAGCGACGACGTCATCCCGCTCGCGGCAGCGTTTGCAGCCCAGACGCACGGCGATGCACGGAAGGCGATCGATCTCATGCGAACGGCCGGCTCGATCGCTGAACGTGGAGGGGCCGATCAGGTCGCCGAAAACCACGTCAGAGAAGCCCAGGACAAAGTCGAGAAAAACCGCGTACTCGAGGTTACGCGCGGGATCAGTACCCAAAAGAAACTGTGTCTGTTGGCGACTGCGGCAGTCGCTCGTCAGACGGGAACCGGGACGGCAAAAAGCCCCAACGGGTATACGGTCTATCAGTACCTCACCGACACGCTCGATGTCGATCAGTATCACCAGGAGACGTACGTCAACAAGATGAAGGAGTTGACGACGTACTCGCTCGTCGAATCCAAACGGAAAAGTCAGGGACCACACTCCGGGAGTTACCTCGAGTTCTCCTTCGGCGAAAATCCGGCGACGATCCTTCATACGCTTCGCGAGGACTCCCGATTCAACGACGTACACGATGACGAACTTCGGTCAGTAGTGAAAGCCCAACTTAGAAAAGAATCGCAATAA